In Tripterygium wilfordii isolate XIE 37 chromosome 23, ASM1340144v1, whole genome shotgun sequence, one genomic interval encodes:
- the LOC119993041 gene encoding probable ADP-ribosylation factor GTPase-activating protein AGD14 isoform X3, with product MAKFTSQEVAALQEGGNQRAKEILFKEWDPQCQSFPDSSNVERLRDFIKHVYVDRRFTGDRNFDKPPKGKLGEREDVNENRRVDAYQGGSRSPPYEDTYERRYSDRSSPGGRSDERRSLGYEENRQYNDYKRSPARPEVVNDWRREDRFGNGMKLEDHRTSDGDPKLGGWSPERRRDFEASSSPVVRPVREILGENIIRLRISEPPKANLGKAADCSEPTRVQKTASSSSLGPANGKPAEVKLETTGSLIDFDDGPELTLTAPAPQAEITVATQFVAQPSSSNNENNWASFDFAPKAKSSQAPSNMNPLESVLSELSGPASVPGHMSAIPSIAGVSVAESTGNLTVLPITGASTVLPVGHMPVLPFNGGASAAVPGMVPTVSINGISPAAKVTDAGQWPSIQQHQQPSLFPAAGSQSATQQINPLVNGAPGIQAVQGPLNTPATAAPQPVSKPAQEVASVGLSEPSAEEKSIERKALPEDLFAPTYPYFPARVPGWQTGPPHGVGYSMQYNTTVPMPTFFQTSKSTNPFDLNNEPSPVHLQTFPSMASLQGTLPSLPPSSGLMRTSSLGAPSPSWPSSQPSPYPLAIPIQGPTFAKTMPLRPYMVQPTTQVPNNMQLSGHQGIGGYSSEGAGFGSVNMDQRLAGRFSAPPTPQPFSSVGGNPFG from the exons ATGGCTAAATTCACTTCACAGGAAGTTGCTGCTCTTCAAGAAGGGGGaaatcag CGTGCAAAGGAAATATTATTTAAAGAATGGGATCCACAATGTCAGTCGTTTCCTGACAGCAG TAATGTTGAGAGACTACGGGACTTCATTAAGCATGTTTATGTGGATAGAAGGTTTACTGGTGATAGGAACTTTGACAAACCTCCGAAGGGGAAGCTG GGTGAAAGGGAGGATGTTAACGAGAACAGGAGGGTTGACGCATATCAAGGAGGGTCTCGAAGTCCCCCATATGAGGATACATATGAACGCCGTTACAGTGATAGATCTAGTCCTGGTGGAAGAAGTGATGAAAGGAGGAGTCTTGGATATGAGGAAAATAGACAGTATAATGATTATAAGAGAAGTCCTGCTCGGCCTGAAGTTGTCAATGATTGGCGTCGAGAGGATAGATTTGGAAATGGAATGAAACTTGAAGACCATAGAACTTCTGATGGAGATCCAAAGCTGGGAGGATGGTCACCTGAGCGACGGAGAGATTTCGAGGCTTCTAGTTCCCCTGTGGTACGGCCTGTCAGAGAAATTTTAGGGGAGAACATAATACGCCTTCGAATAAGCGAACCTCCAAAAGCAAACTTGGGAAAGGCCGCTGACTGTTCTGAACCAACACGG GTGCAGAAAACTGCATCTTCCAGTAGCTTGGGCCCTGCAAATGGCAAGCCAGCAGAAGTTAAATTGGAGACTACTGGCAGCttaattgattttgatgatggTCCTGAACTTACTCTTACTGCGCCTGCTCCACAGGCAGAGATTACAGTGGCTACACAATTTGTTGCACAGCCATCAAGTTCCAACAATGAAAACAATTGGGCTTCTTTTGATTTTGCCCCCAAGGCGAAATCATCTCAAGCTCCATCGAACATGAACCCACTTGAATCTGTTCTCTCAGAATTGTCAGGCCCCGCATCTGTGCCTGGCCATATGTCGGCAATACCCAGTATTGCTGGTGTTTCTGTAGCCGAGTCTACGGGAAATTTGACAGTATTACCAATTACTGGTGCTTCTACTGTCTTACCTGTTGGGCACATGCCAGTGTTACCCTTTAATGGTGGTGCCTCAGCTGCTGTCCCTGGAATGGTACCTACAGTGTCAATCAATGGTATTAGTCCTGCAGCTAAAGTTACTGATGCAGGCCAATGGCCTAGCATACAGCAGCATCAGCAACCTTCTTTATTTCCTGCTGCTGGTAGTCAGTCTGCCACTCAACAAATTAACCCATTGGTTAATGGAGCACCAGGGATTCAG GCTGTGCAAGGCCCCCTGAATACACCAGCTACAGCAGCACCTCAACCTGTCTCAAAACCTGCCCAGGAGGTGGCATCTGTTGGTTTATCAGAACCTTCTGCAgaagaaaaatcaattgaaagaaAAGCTCTGCCTGAG GATCTTTTTGCTCCAACCTATCCATATTTTCCAGCAAGAGTTCCTGGGTGGCAAACTGGTCCACCACATGGTGTAGGTTATAGTATGCAATACAATACCACAGTG CCTATGCCAACTTTCTTTCAGACATCGAAGTCGACAAATCCCTTTGATCTTAACAATGAGCCATCCCCAGTGCACTTGCAAACA TTTCCTTCCATGGCATCCCTGCAAGGCACTCTTCCAAGTTTGCCACCCTCTTCAGGCTTAATGCGTACATCCAGCCTTGGTGCTCCCTCACCATCATGGCCGTCATCCCAGCCTTCACCTTATCCATTGGCAATACCTATCCAGGGACCAACTTTTGCAAAAACAATGCCTCTGC GGCCGTACATGGTGCAACCGACAACACAAGTTCCCAATAATATGCAACTTTCTGG GCATCAAGGTATTGGTGGCTACAGCAGTGAAGGGGCTGGTTTTGGCTCTGTAAATATGGATCAACGGCTGGCTGGTAGATTCTCAGCCCCTCCTACCCCGCAACCTTTCTCTTCTGTTGGAGGGAACCCATTTGGATGA
- the LOC119993041 gene encoding probable ADP-ribosylation factor GTPase-activating protein AGD14 isoform X2 yields the protein MANRANEDEKNERIIRSLLKLPENRRCINCNSLGPQYVCSNFWTFVCTNCSGIHREFTHRVKSVSMAKFTSQEVAALQEGGNQRAKEILFKEWDPQCQSFPDSSNVERLRDFIKHVYVDRRFTGDRNFDKPPKGKLGEREDVNENRRVDAYQGGSRSPPYEDTYERRYSDRSSPGGRSDERRSLGYEENRQYNDYKRSPARPEVVNDWRREDRFGNGMKLEDHRTSDGDPKLGGWSPERRRDFEASSSPVVRPVREILGENIIRLRISEPPKANLGKAADCSEPTRKTASSSSLGPANGKPAEVKLETTGSLIDFDDGPELTLTAPAPQAEITVATQFVAQPSSSNNENNWASFDFAPKAKSSQAPSNMNPLESVLSELSGPASVPGHMSAIPSIAGVSVAESTGNLTVLPITGASTVLPVGHMPVLPFNGGASAAVPGMVPTVSINGISPAAKVTDAGQWPSIQQHQQPSLFPAAGSQSATQQINPLVNGAPGIQAVQGPLNTPATAAPQPVSKPAQEVASVGLSEPSAEEKSIERKALPEDLFAPTYPYFPARVPGWQTGPPHGVGYSMQYNTTVPMPTFFQTSKSTNPFDLNNEPSPVHLQTFPSMASLQGTLPSLPPSSGLMRTSSLGAPSPSWPSSQPSPYPLAIPIQGPTFAKTMPLRPYMVQPTTQVPNNMQLSGHQGIGGYSSEGAGFGSVNMDQRLAGRFSAPPTPQPFSSVGGNPFG from the exons ATGGCAAATCGAGCTAACGAGGATGAGAAAAATGAACGGATAATTCGTAGCCTGCTCAAACTTCCTGAGAATCGCCGATGTATAAACTGTAACAGTCTG GGACCACAATATGTATGTTCAAATTTTTGGACTTTTGTCTGCACCAACTGTAGTGGAATACA TCGCGAGTTCACACATAGAGTAAAATCAGTATCGATGGCTAAATTCACTTCACAGGAAGTTGCTGCTCTTCAAGAAGGGGGaaatcag CGTGCAAAGGAAATATTATTTAAAGAATGGGATCCACAATGTCAGTCGTTTCCTGACAGCAG TAATGTTGAGAGACTACGGGACTTCATTAAGCATGTTTATGTGGATAGAAGGTTTACTGGTGATAGGAACTTTGACAAACCTCCGAAGGGGAAGCTG GGTGAAAGGGAGGATGTTAACGAGAACAGGAGGGTTGACGCATATCAAGGAGGGTCTCGAAGTCCCCCATATGAGGATACATATGAACGCCGTTACAGTGATAGATCTAGTCCTGGTGGAAGAAGTGATGAAAGGAGGAGTCTTGGATATGAGGAAAATAGACAGTATAATGATTATAAGAGAAGTCCTGCTCGGCCTGAAGTTGTCAATGATTGGCGTCGAGAGGATAGATTTGGAAATGGAATGAAACTTGAAGACCATAGAACTTCTGATGGAGATCCAAAGCTGGGAGGATGGTCACCTGAGCGACGGAGAGATTTCGAGGCTTCTAGTTCCCCTGTGGTACGGCCTGTCAGAGAAATTTTAGGGGAGAACATAATACGCCTTCGAATAAGCGAACCTCCAAAAGCAAACTTGGGAAAGGCCGCTGACTGTTCTGAACCAACACGG AAAACTGCATCTTCCAGTAGCTTGGGCCCTGCAAATGGCAAGCCAGCAGAAGTTAAATTGGAGACTACTGGCAGCttaattgattttgatgatggTCCTGAACTTACTCTTACTGCGCCTGCTCCACAGGCAGAGATTACAGTGGCTACACAATTTGTTGCACAGCCATCAAGTTCCAACAATGAAAACAATTGGGCTTCTTTTGATTTTGCCCCCAAGGCGAAATCATCTCAAGCTCCATCGAACATGAACCCACTTGAATCTGTTCTCTCAGAATTGTCAGGCCCCGCATCTGTGCCTGGCCATATGTCGGCAATACCCAGTATTGCTGGTGTTTCTGTAGCCGAGTCTACGGGAAATTTGACAGTATTACCAATTACTGGTGCTTCTACTGTCTTACCTGTTGGGCACATGCCAGTGTTACCCTTTAATGGTGGTGCCTCAGCTGCTGTCCCTGGAATGGTACCTACAGTGTCAATCAATGGTATTAGTCCTGCAGCTAAAGTTACTGATGCAGGCCAATGGCCTAGCATACAGCAGCATCAGCAACCTTCTTTATTTCCTGCTGCTGGTAGTCAGTCTGCCACTCAACAAATTAACCCATTGGTTAATGGAGCACCAGGGATTCAG GCTGTGCAAGGCCCCCTGAATACACCAGCTACAGCAGCACCTCAACCTGTCTCAAAACCTGCCCAGGAGGTGGCATCTGTTGGTTTATCAGAACCTTCTGCAgaagaaaaatcaattgaaagaaAAGCTCTGCCTGAG GATCTTTTTGCTCCAACCTATCCATATTTTCCAGCAAGAGTTCCTGGGTGGCAAACTGGTCCACCACATGGTGTAGGTTATAGTATGCAATACAATACCACAGTG CCTATGCCAACTTTCTTTCAGACATCGAAGTCGACAAATCCCTTTGATCTTAACAATGAGCCATCCCCAGTGCACTTGCAAACA TTTCCTTCCATGGCATCCCTGCAAGGCACTCTTCCAAGTTTGCCACCCTCTTCAGGCTTAATGCGTACATCCAGCCTTGGTGCTCCCTCACCATCATGGCCGTCATCCCAGCCTTCACCTTATCCATTGGCAATACCTATCCAGGGACCAACTTTTGCAAAAACAATGCCTCTGC GGCCGTACATGGTGCAACCGACAACACAAGTTCCCAATAATATGCAACTTTCTGG GCATCAAGGTATTGGTGGCTACAGCAGTGAAGGGGCTGGTTTTGGCTCTGTAAATATGGATCAACGGCTGGCTGGTAGATTCTCAGCCCCTCCTACCCCGCAACCTTTCTCTTCTGTTGGAGGGAACCCATTTGGATGA
- the LOC119992771 gene encoding PKS-NRPS hybrid synthetase CHGG_01239-like — MVDMSAQNATSRDILAELKKRDPNNVSTIRTIYNARKKHKTSERFGQSQMQVVFLFLNDQEYFFDYRANHATNELEDLFFTHPGSLDRLRAFPHVLLMDATYQSNWYGLPLLEIVGVTSTSQTFCIAFSYLHSEKEPSYTWAMECLRSAMHGCTSPRVIVTDRELGLMKACAQVFPEASKLLYRWHIYQSILTKCKPSMQDNRVWNAFYLMWTTVIESENESAYMSNMARLQVVLQKFPTVIKYLKDVWLTLYKEMFVSAWIDIYLHFGNHTTNRVESQHAKLKRYLCSSQSDLERSMSWIHQVILSQDIAIKPSIERSRSIIQHQFNIPHLRDLCGFVSIEALNLMLIEFEWSKDVGQIAYKCGCHLRRTYGLPYAHEQAMYVSEGHTVPLDAIDKFWRKLDLMQCQSLEEDDIDCYADVQMFTEHFKQQPRYVKVSWLRKLREIFKPSTTSLREPAVETNTRGRSSIKKKVATTTRNNPTAYVVDGSDFVQSRELTDTVPHPDSPNQRFFSTIFSNLMNQRDTVVPQFTILTVCLGHGEDEWPNVRYNLMAELDAFWNNMSKYLEVKECIQSPPSPYQRVVIVIGHVNGNHYVKVGLTRDQPMSPITPEWVHCRHTCASAWATPYVE; from the exons atggttgacatgtcTGCACAAAATGCCACGTCACGGGACATATTGGCGGAGTTGAAAAAGCGAGATCCGAACAACGTGAGCACCATCAGAACCATTTATAATGCACGCAAGAAGCACAAGACCTCTGAGAGATTTggtcaatcacaaatgcaagTTGTGTTCTTATTCCTCAACGACCAAGAATACTTTTTCGATTATCGAGCAAACCATGCAACCAATGAGCTCGAAGATTTGTTCTTCACACATCCTGGCTCGCTAGATCGATTGCGTGCATTCCCACACGTGTTGTTGATGGATGCGACATATCAGAGCAACTGGTATGGGTTGCCTCTccttgaaattgttggtgttaccTCAACTAGTCAGACTTTTTGCATAGCGTTCTCATATTTACACTCAGAAAAAGAGCCCAGTTATACCTGGGCTATGGAATGTTTGCGATCTGCAATGCATGGATGCACTAGCCCACGAGTTATCGTTACGGATAGAGAATTGGGGCTGATGAAAGCCTGTGCTCAGGTATTTCCCGAGGCTTCGAAACTACTCTATAGATGGCACATCTATCAAAGTATTTTAACTAAATGCAAGCCatcaatgcaagacaatagAGTTTGGAATGCATTTTACCTCATGTGGACTACGGTGATCGAGTCTGAAAATGAAAGCGCGTACATGAGTAATATGGCACGCCTTCAAGTAGTCTTACAGAAGTTCCCGACAGTGATAAAATATCTTAAAGATGTGTGGTTGACACTATATAAAGAGATGTTTGTATCTGCCTGGATCGACATATATCTGCATTTCGGGAACCACACAACTAATAGGGTCGAGAGTCAGCATGCTAAGCTGAAAAGATATTTGTGCTCGTCACAGTCAGACTTGGAGAGATCCATGTCGTGGATTCATCAGGTTATCTTGTCTCAGGACATAGCTATCAAACCTAGCATTGAGAGAAGTCGATCCATCATCCAACACCAATTCAATATACCGCACCTTCgggatttatgtggttttgtttcaatcgaGGCGTTGAATTTGATGTTGATTGAGTTTGAGTGGTCAAAAGATGTTGGACAGATTGCTTACAAATGTGGATGTCACCTTCGTAGGACCTATGGACTACCGTATGCTCACGAACAAGCCATGTACGTGAGCGAAGGTCATACTGTACcgcttgatgccattgataaattttggagaaagcttgATCTAATGCAATGTCAGTCGCTTGAAGAGGATGACATCGACTGTTACGCTgatgtacaaatgttcacagaacatTTCAAGCAGCAACCAAGATATGTAAAAGTCAGTTGGCtaaggaaattgagggaaatattcAAACCTTCAACAACTTCTCTTCGTGAACCGGCTGTGGAGACCAACACTAGAGGGCGTTCGTCCATaaagaaaaaggtagccacCACCACTCGTAACAATCCAACTGCATATGTTGTTGATGGGAGTGATTTTGTTCAGTCGCGGGAGCTCACAGACACAGTTCCTCATCCGGACAGCCCGAATCAAAGATTTTTTAGTACGATTTTTTCCAATCTTATGAACCAGAGAGACACAGTTGTtcctcaatttacaatactca CtgtgtgtcttggtcatggggaagatgaatggccCAATGTTCGGTATAATCTGATGGCAGAGTTGGACGCATTTTGGAACAATATGTCGAAATACTTGGAGGTGAAGGAGTGCATACAGT ctcctccatcaccTTATCAGCGCGTTGTCATCGTtatagggcacgtaaatggtaatcactacgtcaaagttggtttgacaagggATCAGCCAATGTCTCCCATCACACCTGAATGGGTTCATTGTAGGCATACTTGCGCATCTGCATGGGCGACTCCGTATGTGGAATGA
- the LOC119993041 gene encoding probable ADP-ribosylation factor GTPase-activating protein AGD14 isoform X1 produces MANRANEDEKNERIIRSLLKLPENRRCINCNSLGPQYVCSNFWTFVCTNCSGIHREFTHRVKSVSMAKFTSQEVAALQEGGNQRAKEILFKEWDPQCQSFPDSSNVERLRDFIKHVYVDRRFTGDRNFDKPPKGKLGEREDVNENRRVDAYQGGSRSPPYEDTYERRYSDRSSPGGRSDERRSLGYEENRQYNDYKRSPARPEVVNDWRREDRFGNGMKLEDHRTSDGDPKLGGWSPERRRDFEASSSPVVRPVREILGENIIRLRISEPPKANLGKAADCSEPTRVQKTASSSSLGPANGKPAEVKLETTGSLIDFDDGPELTLTAPAPQAEITVATQFVAQPSSSNNENNWASFDFAPKAKSSQAPSNMNPLESVLSELSGPASVPGHMSAIPSIAGVSVAESTGNLTVLPITGASTVLPVGHMPVLPFNGGASAAVPGMVPTVSINGISPAAKVTDAGQWPSIQQHQQPSLFPAAGSQSATQQINPLVNGAPGIQAVQGPLNTPATAAPQPVSKPAQEVASVGLSEPSAEEKSIERKALPEDLFAPTYPYFPARVPGWQTGPPHGVGYSMQYNTTVPMPTFFQTSKSTNPFDLNNEPSPVHLQTFPSMASLQGTLPSLPPSSGLMRTSSLGAPSPSWPSSQPSPYPLAIPIQGPTFAKTMPLRPYMVQPTTQVPNNMQLSGHQGIGGYSSEGAGFGSVNMDQRLAGRFSAPPTPQPFSSVGGNPFG; encoded by the exons ATGGCAAATCGAGCTAACGAGGATGAGAAAAATGAACGGATAATTCGTAGCCTGCTCAAACTTCCTGAGAATCGCCGATGTATAAACTGTAACAGTCTG GGACCACAATATGTATGTTCAAATTTTTGGACTTTTGTCTGCACCAACTGTAGTGGAATACA TCGCGAGTTCACACATAGAGTAAAATCAGTATCGATGGCTAAATTCACTTCACAGGAAGTTGCTGCTCTTCAAGAAGGGGGaaatcag CGTGCAAAGGAAATATTATTTAAAGAATGGGATCCACAATGTCAGTCGTTTCCTGACAGCAG TAATGTTGAGAGACTACGGGACTTCATTAAGCATGTTTATGTGGATAGAAGGTTTACTGGTGATAGGAACTTTGACAAACCTCCGAAGGGGAAGCTG GGTGAAAGGGAGGATGTTAACGAGAACAGGAGGGTTGACGCATATCAAGGAGGGTCTCGAAGTCCCCCATATGAGGATACATATGAACGCCGTTACAGTGATAGATCTAGTCCTGGTGGAAGAAGTGATGAAAGGAGGAGTCTTGGATATGAGGAAAATAGACAGTATAATGATTATAAGAGAAGTCCTGCTCGGCCTGAAGTTGTCAATGATTGGCGTCGAGAGGATAGATTTGGAAATGGAATGAAACTTGAAGACCATAGAACTTCTGATGGAGATCCAAAGCTGGGAGGATGGTCACCTGAGCGACGGAGAGATTTCGAGGCTTCTAGTTCCCCTGTGGTACGGCCTGTCAGAGAAATTTTAGGGGAGAACATAATACGCCTTCGAATAAGCGAACCTCCAAAAGCAAACTTGGGAAAGGCCGCTGACTGTTCTGAACCAACACGG GTGCAGAAAACTGCATCTTCCAGTAGCTTGGGCCCTGCAAATGGCAAGCCAGCAGAAGTTAAATTGGAGACTACTGGCAGCttaattgattttgatgatggTCCTGAACTTACTCTTACTGCGCCTGCTCCACAGGCAGAGATTACAGTGGCTACACAATTTGTTGCACAGCCATCAAGTTCCAACAATGAAAACAATTGGGCTTCTTTTGATTTTGCCCCCAAGGCGAAATCATCTCAAGCTCCATCGAACATGAACCCACTTGAATCTGTTCTCTCAGAATTGTCAGGCCCCGCATCTGTGCCTGGCCATATGTCGGCAATACCCAGTATTGCTGGTGTTTCTGTAGCCGAGTCTACGGGAAATTTGACAGTATTACCAATTACTGGTGCTTCTACTGTCTTACCTGTTGGGCACATGCCAGTGTTACCCTTTAATGGTGGTGCCTCAGCTGCTGTCCCTGGAATGGTACCTACAGTGTCAATCAATGGTATTAGTCCTGCAGCTAAAGTTACTGATGCAGGCCAATGGCCTAGCATACAGCAGCATCAGCAACCTTCTTTATTTCCTGCTGCTGGTAGTCAGTCTGCCACTCAACAAATTAACCCATTGGTTAATGGAGCACCAGGGATTCAG GCTGTGCAAGGCCCCCTGAATACACCAGCTACAGCAGCACCTCAACCTGTCTCAAAACCTGCCCAGGAGGTGGCATCTGTTGGTTTATCAGAACCTTCTGCAgaagaaaaatcaattgaaagaaAAGCTCTGCCTGAG GATCTTTTTGCTCCAACCTATCCATATTTTCCAGCAAGAGTTCCTGGGTGGCAAACTGGTCCACCACATGGTGTAGGTTATAGTATGCAATACAATACCACAGTG CCTATGCCAACTTTCTTTCAGACATCGAAGTCGACAAATCCCTTTGATCTTAACAATGAGCCATCCCCAGTGCACTTGCAAACA TTTCCTTCCATGGCATCCCTGCAAGGCACTCTTCCAAGTTTGCCACCCTCTTCAGGCTTAATGCGTACATCCAGCCTTGGTGCTCCCTCACCATCATGGCCGTCATCCCAGCCTTCACCTTATCCATTGGCAATACCTATCCAGGGACCAACTTTTGCAAAAACAATGCCTCTGC GGCCGTACATGGTGCAACCGACAACACAAGTTCCCAATAATATGCAACTTTCTGG GCATCAAGGTATTGGTGGCTACAGCAGTGAAGGGGCTGGTTTTGGCTCTGTAAATATGGATCAACGGCTGGCTGGTAGATTCTCAGCCCCTCCTACCCCGCAACCTTTCTCTTCTGTTGGAGGGAACCCATTTGGATGA